The Salmo trutta chromosome 27, fSalTru1.1, whole genome shotgun sequence genome includes the window ATTTAtatctctatttctgtctcttcGACATCACACTAttttttcccctctcttcctccacttGATGAATAATATTTGCATACTTAGACGGTTCTGTATCATGTGTAAAACATTGAATCTCTAAAGTTTCGCCCCCTTTCTGGggcgcacacagacacatgcagacattatcccacccatccatccacacatGCAATTCTTCATATATTTTATGTTTCAAACTTTACATTCCACCCAGATTAAAGCATTGGGACATTTCCCAGACATTTCACTTCCTCTTTGTGCAACCTAGTCCAATGCAAAGTTATTACTCCATAAATAGCACTATGCAAAAGGCTTATGGCCTCATTTTCTAAATGGGATAATGTAACTTGTTCATCTGACCAAACTTCAATTGCAAGGGAGTATGTTTTCAATAAAGTATTGGGGTTATTTTGGGGTCATGAGGTGGTTGTTTTCAGCCGTGTCAACATTGTCTGCACCAGTTGACAGGTAGTTCACCGATTAAGAACTTGACTTTAATGTAGGGTCGTTGTGGGGTCAAAGTGTGGTGGGCGAGATTAAGAATCTGTAAACACTTGTCTTACCTGAGGAGTAGACACACAAACCATCCTATATAAATACACAGACGCCCTCATGTGCCAAAACCAAATCTTAATGATTAATGACCTAATTACTCCTCCAAACCTCAGGAGTCACGCAAATCCTGCCTCCTCACTTGTTAAAGGGATTCATAGACACACAACTAATATCAAGATAGGTGTATATTTTAAGTTTAAAATAGTGCACTGAATGAGACATAATTAGCCACAAGTGCAAAGTGTATCTGTCATTGAGCAGACACTATGAACTAATAAACTAGCACAGAGTGTGAAACATATTCACCTTCAGACAAACGTTGCTTCTTACACGTTGATTGTCCTTTGTGTGAACATAGCAGCTTACTGGACCCctaggaagagtagttgctgccttggcaggaactaatggggtttccttaataaatacaaataccacaCCATGCTGTGTCCGcactcctgtccctctgtcctatGCATCTCTGTCTTGTTGTTGGACAGATGGGAGATAAGGAGGACAACACAGGGAGCTTCTCAGAGGAGGCCAAGACAGAGGAGCAGAAGGCCAAGCCTATCCACCCAAGGCCGTCGCTGATATCCCCTGAGCTGAAAGCCATGATCCGCATCAGGACTAAGTACCAGGCTCTGAAAAGACGTCGGCTAGACTCAGCCACTGGGTTCTTTGCCTCAGGTAGACCCTCCACGGGCCCCGACCCCAGTTTACCCACCGCCCCAGGTAGGCCTTCCATGGGCCCCGGCCCACCCACCGCCCCAGAGATCTTCACCTCCAATGTCAAGCAGCCCAcccacaggaggaggaggaggaaggggtctCGTGTGCTCTTCCCTAACAACTGTTGCAAGGTCGTCCCCAGTGACAAGGACCGGAGCCGGGCCAAACCTTTCTTTGTCCTCTTCGGTATCATCGTATGCCTTCAGGTCACCTCTAAACTTGTCTTTTTACTGTGCTTAGAACATTTCCACTCCTTTTTTCCACTCTAACTCTGTCCCTAGTTACCCAACTACAGATATCATTATCCCCTAGGGTTAATGTACAAGCCACATGATTTGCCTAGTACTGTATATCCCACGGTTGCCATCATAGCAATAGGATACAtaggtttttttgttttttttaccactAATGGTATTGAATTATACTCAAAACAGCTGAAGGGCTTTGAAAATGCCAATTATGCTTCAGGTTCATTGTGGATACAGTGGAGTTGTTTTCCAGTTATGCGATTTGTAAAATGTGTTCCACTGCTCAACTGTCCTCCTACTAATGGTATTgaacagaataaacagaatggaATGTTATTCCAGTCAATAACACTTACAAAAATGACTTCCCTTCCTGTCCTCTTGCAGGTTTACAATGCCATCGAGAACCTGGATGACCATGTGACACCGTATGACCTGGAAGGCCTGGACAAGACGCTGCGCAGGGAAGTGTTTGGCCAGCAAGGGGCAATAGAGGAGCTGATGGAGCACCTCCAGGGCTACCTGTCCACCTACGCTCACTCCCAGCCCCTGGCCTTGGCCCTGCATGGACCCAGCGGCGTGGGCAAGAGCCACCTGGGCCGCCTGCTGGTCCGCCATTTCCGCTCGGTGCTAGGAGAAGACCTGGTGGTGCAGTACTTCACCCTACACCACTGCCCCGTTCAGGGTGATGTGGACCAGTGCGCCCGAGAGTTGTCCCTCTGGGTGGAGGAGGTAGTGGAGCATGCCGAGGCTCAGGAGAAGATCCCTGTTTTTGTGCTAGACGAGGTGGAGTTGATGACGGCTCCTTTGCTGGACGTGCTGCAAGGCCTGCTTCAGCCCAACCAGACCAACGAGCATCTGAACGTCATCTATGTCCTCCTCAGTAGTCTGGGGCAGGAGGAGATCACCAGACACATACTGCAGAATGTCTCCTGCACTGCGAAGTCAGCCGGAGCTCTTCTGCGGCGTACCCTGGCAGAGCATCACCCTCTGTGGGCAGAGATGGGGCTGGATATTGTGTCCCTGACGCTTCTTGAAAAAAGCCATGTGATGGAGTGTTTGCTGGAGGAAATGACACAGGAGGGGTTTTACCCTGACCACGGTCACATCGAGCGGCTGGCGGAGGAACTGTCCTATTTCACCACCATGGGTCACCAGTACTCACAAAATGGCTGCAAACAAGTGGTGGCTAGAGTTAACCTTTTGTGAGAACATCCACAGAGTGACAATAAACAGTGTCTGATAGACAGTTGGCCAAAACCAATTACATCTAATTTGTACAACTTCATTCTTACTTACTTACCTGCTACACTGTGAAAGAGTGTCACAATTTTCTCTGTTTGCCCACTTTATCCAAGGATCTGTTTGTGGTTGGATGGCATAACTACCATTTGTTTTAGCTGGCATCCCGTGGATGTCATGTTGGAGTTTCAACATGCTAGTCTAGCATAGAAGCTTTGGGTTGATGCACGTGCACAAGTGACAGATTTGGTCTCCAATTCACCTCAGCGGTTGCTCTGGTCCCTCTGAATGACGTTCCGATCAACTCTGGGTACAGCTGCTCTTTTGCTGTGTAGCTAAAGGAAAACATCAGGGTGGGGAAGAGTATTCCTCGTCTGTtcaagctaaaaaaaaaaacacacaaaaaaaaccaaCTCTCCTTTGATTACTGAATGGCCTTGAGACAAACGCCAGCGAGCCAGACTGAGGCAGTCAGGCAAAGAGAAGAGCCTAATGACGTTGAACTCCATGAACTTGTTTGTGCTCATTGACGAGGCGTCGCGACATTGTTCCAAAAGTTGAGGAGCAACTATCTTTTTGTTTTTACTTTTCAAAACCACATGCGCGTCTAGGCACGTCCTTCTATCCACCATATCCAACAATACCCAGATAGATAGATATTGTTTTCTACCATTGAGCTCTCATGAATTCCTACCATCTTGAACGATCTTGGGTTCAAAGCATTCAAACCATATGACATTGTATGCCCTATTCCGTGTGCACTCTTCTTCAAAATAAACCAAAGGTTAATTGTAGTTGAATATTGATGGTTTGCACTGTGTCTCCTTTTAGAGTTAGTGAACTATGAGAACAGGGTCCTACTAATGTGATTATGTATATCTTTAAAGCACTTTTTGGGtctcaaaacaaacaaaacaaaagtgaACTGCTTGAACTTCAAAGGTGCTCCCCTGGTGTTCATCTCTTCAAAAATATAGTGATAACAAGGACACAGAAAGAAACAAATACAACAAGACAGACGGGCAGACGGGCAGTGGAGGTGGATTGGTttgacagacagacgggcagTGGAGGTGGATTggtttgacagacagacagacagacagacagacagacagacagacagacagacagacagacagacagacagacagacagacagtggcgATGGATCatcttgacagacagacagacagacagaaagacagacagtggAGATGGCTTACCTTAGCTTGACACGGACGCACGGCCAGACGAGACGAGACGGCTTACCTTAGCAACGGTCATCGAAATtgttaaaaggttttaaaaaaaattctagttggacaatggatgaagatactCCAAACATTTAGAATTGTTATAATCCATCAGATATTGACTGAATTACATAAAACATTTAACTGGCACGGACAAATAATAAATTGAGTTCAGGGATTTTGGTGGGAATTCAAGAATTTCATTTATTGTCAAATTTCACTTTTTTCTTAGAAAGCACTAAGTTCTTATTGTAGCAGGTATTTTGTTTATATTTTGTGTTAAAACAAAGACAATTATATGTGTCTCATTTGAATAAATACTCCAGTTATATTTGCATATATGAATAAATAAGCATAAAGGGGTGGAACAGGCCTGCAACCATAAAACACTTGCTTTGTCTACCCTACATGCACTCACCTGCCCTGTCTAGACTGCCTAATTAATTACTGTGTGTCAATAGCAGGATACCCTCGGAATAAAAATCAACAGCTTGGCTCTAGATTACACCTCTAtacatactttacattgtttgccagatcagacataatatcactataatcAGTGTTCATTTTTGGAAGTTGCTTTCATTTCACCGAGTCTAATTTGTAAACTATTCAACTGTATTAAATGATGACTTTTTTTCAATTCCATAAAACAATATACACCCATcaaaataaagttacccttctcTTTTTTGTGATGTAAGTGTCCAGACGATGCATTAAATCACACACGAAGCTTTAGTGTTCTTATAGATTCAATTGAAAGACAATATAATTCACAgggtgtgtttgacaggtcattacaaacaTTGGTGGTAACGTTAACGGGGGGGTAAATGACAGGCACAAGCAAGAGTATGAAAGAGTCGCAATCCAGCGAGATTTGCGTGACAAGTGGAATTTGCACCCCTCAAACACATGAAATAGATAGCTGAAAGAGACAGATCCTCAGCTGGGCGGGTCATTCGCGTTGCTACTTGACTTGCATGATGATTTGATTGCGTGCAGTGAACCAAAGCAGACAGTGGGAACACCTTAGGATCAAACAGGGAAAAACATTCCTTAAATCTTTCTGATTTTGTGGTCGAAGCCTGCTGAGAATGCCGGTAAAGGTGAAGAGTACACCACTATTATCACAACATCACactcagtggcggttctagcttgtatggttCCCTGGGCGAACCCACCCTTCAGCACTTtaccattctgcactaactgtcatttttattcagacaattggaacaacacaaataaatgatcataacatttaaaactatattaatatcaaaatacatacaaaaataagactcatatATATCAAAAAGAAGTCAAATAGAAACACATTTGTggtgatttggcactcgagcatcaatacattacccatcccccaacattgTCAACCAAGACTAagccaattcaccttggtggtgtacaGACTGGTTTTATTTTATTCTTATCgatttcgcacaaaccagaaaaaaatgcaacaatatgtctgtgaaactatatatacacagtagAATGTGGTTTATTTGGCAGCgtttcgtagtgtgactgatttaactaattgcattagtactgtacaaagttagaggtgcgctatttgatagattcccccgctaCCCCTTCCTCGggctgaggtcaacctaccccacccctctccccccatctcgtacttctgagtgggagaccttcccaggtaGTAGCCTGCCTATCTCTCAAACTAGAATCAGTgtgcccactccgacaaggttaactgacccacagtcccacacggtgacatgatatcattgacgtgacgtgcaaatgagcgatagaaaaccgatcacCCAAATGTCACCATTGCGATTTTTTTTGTGTGGGTGCCCATGTTGCccatacctaaatccgccactgatCACACCCCATAGTGATTTAATCAGTTTactatatgcagtaccagtcaatagtttggacacacctactcattcaagggtttttctttattttttactattttctacattgtagaataatagtgaagacatcaaactataaaataacacatatggaatcatgtagtaaccaaaaaagtgttaccaaatctaaatatatttcttcaaaatagccaccctttgccttgatgacagctttgcacactcttggcattctctcaaccagcttcatgtggtagaTACCAGTAATGCAttccaattaacaggtgtgccttgttaaatagtggaatttctttccttcttaatgcatttgagccaatcagttgtgttgttacaaggtaggggggagggttccaaccgccgtgtctttctgagacgcagagtaggtgaacgatgatctccgtatgtgtggttcccaccatgaagcatggaagaggaagtgtgatggtgtgggggtgatttgctggtgactCTGTCTGTGACTTATTTAAAAAtgaaccagcatggcaaccacagcatcCTGCAGCAATActtcatcccatctggtttgcacttaatgggactatcatttgtttttcaacaggacaatgacaaaacacacctacaggctgtgtaagggctatttgactaagaaagagagtgatggagtgttgcatctgatgacctggcctccacaatcacccgacctcaacacaattgaggttgtttgggatgagttggaccgcagagtgaaggaaaagcagccaacaagtgctcagcacatgtgggaactccttcaagactgttgaaaaagcattccaggtgaagc containing:
- the tor4ab gene encoding torsin family 4, member Ab, with protein sequence MGDKEDNTGSFSEEAKTEEQKAKPIHPRPSLISPELKAMIRIRTKYQALKRRRLDSATGFFASGRPSTGPDPSLPTAPGRPSMGPGPPTAPEIFTSNVKQPTHRRRRRKGSRVLFPNNCCKVVPSDKDRSRAKPFFVLFGIIVCLQVYNAIENLDDHVTPYDLEGLDKTLRREVFGQQGAIEELMEHLQGYLSTYAHSQPLALALHGPSGVGKSHLGRLLVRHFRSVLGEDLVVQYFTLHHCPVQGDVDQCARELSLWVEEVVEHAEAQEKIPVFVLDEVELMTAPLLDVLQGLLQPNQTNEHLNVIYVLLSSLGQEEITRHILQNVSCTAKSAGALLRRTLAEHHPLWAEMGLDIVSLTLLEKSHVMECLLEEMTQEGFYPDHGHIERLAEELSYFTTMGHQYSQNGCKQVVARVNLL